A window of Cellulomonas fimi contains these coding sequences:
- the rsgA gene encoding ribosome small subunit-dependent GTPase A, translated as MTTEPDTIPAGAVRVVRADRGAVLVLPAQALAPYDERPAEAPDQTDEPRRVPLDRDGCVASDEGRTPPTVGDWLLLDDTPDGPRVATMLPRTTALVRDTAGETSRTQALAANVDAVLVVEHLDPDPDLGRVERLLTLAWRSGARPVVVLTKADLVPDPDGMAADVARVALAVEVHAVSAQDGRGLDGLRQDVLRPGHTLVVVGPSGAGKSTLVNALAGRPVMDVGDRRSDGKGRHTTTHRELVPLADGAMLVDTPGIRGVGVVADPDALDATFSDVAALAAACRFSDCRHEQEPGCAVRAALESGDLAPRRLDSFRRLEREAAYQARRVDARLAAEERARWKKITKEYQRGTRGPGRPRS; from the coding sequence ATGACGACCGAACCGGACACGATCCCCGCGGGGGCCGTGCGCGTGGTCCGCGCCGACCGGGGCGCGGTCCTCGTGCTGCCCGCGCAGGCGCTCGCGCCGTACGACGAGCGCCCGGCCGAAGCCCCCGACCAGACCGACGAGCCGCGCCGCGTCCCCCTCGACCGCGACGGCTGCGTCGCGAGCGACGAGGGCCGCACACCCCCGACGGTCGGGGACTGGCTGCTCCTCGACGACACCCCCGACGGCCCGCGCGTCGCGACGATGCTCCCGCGGACCACCGCGCTCGTGCGCGACACCGCGGGCGAGACCTCCCGGACCCAGGCGCTCGCCGCGAACGTCGACGCGGTCCTCGTCGTCGAGCACCTCGACCCGGACCCGGACCTCGGCCGCGTCGAGCGGCTCCTCACGCTGGCCTGGCGGTCGGGCGCCCGGCCGGTCGTCGTGCTCACCAAGGCGGACCTGGTGCCCGACCCCGACGGCATGGCCGCCGACGTCGCGCGCGTCGCGCTCGCGGTCGAGGTGCACGCGGTGTCGGCGCAGGACGGGCGCGGGCTCGACGGGCTCCGTCAGGACGTCCTGCGACCGGGACACACGCTCGTCGTCGTCGGGCCGTCGGGCGCGGGCAAGTCGACGCTGGTCAACGCGCTCGCCGGACGGCCGGTCATGGACGTCGGCGACCGGCGCTCGGACGGCAAGGGCCGGCACACCACGACGCACCGCGAGCTCGTCCCGCTGGCCGACGGCGCGATGCTCGTCGACACCCCCGGGATCCGCGGCGTCGGCGTGGTGGCCGACCCCGACGCGCTCGACGCCACGTTCTCCGACGTCGCCGCGCTCGCGGCGGCCTGCCGGTTCTCCGACTGCCGGCACGAGCAGGAGCCCGGCTGCGCGGTCCGTGCGGCCCTCGAGTCCGGCGACCTCGCGCCGCGGCGGCTCGACTCGTTCCGTCGCCTGGAGCGCGAGGCCGCCTACCAGGCGCGCCGCGTCGACGCCCGCCTCGCCGCCGAGGAGCGCGCGCGGTGGAAGAAGATCACCAAGGAGTACCAGCGCGGCACGCGCGGACCGGGCCGCCCCCGGTCCTGA
- a CDS encoding trypsin-like serine peptidase: protein MPAKKKPADLGGDGLFPPHLEDLPGQETRDAGERVPYAEVLRSICGATDDSQEVEQYDGTLGVTVAFVNAHERPVVQVQWNSNLAATFTNPGNVNGVRWGTGTLIGPDLVLTCGHLFDPDPNGWTIPRQNGTSTPLSPQQAATAMHVNLNYQVDAGGTLQAEQSFAITQLVEYRLGGLDMALFRVAGNPGNTYGWSEFGTTNPAVGDMLAIIGHPVGAPKRIEAGPATQVTATTIRYADIDTLGGNSGSGILHSPSGRVVGVHTNGGCTASGGSNSGVAIAAIVAASPTLQGLTPSSSTGLGLDLSTPLASDVTGTLLSADTAGGTDTGFLQDTLGTPIAQDIATTVAADTATPKIQDLIGTPLSQDLATTHATDVGTATLQDHLGTPLAQDLATPVQRDNLTSLNRDTHIALDAGTPVAIDSGAADQPGTLFAADVGILNPGGTVVNPGLTGGLVGGQRPFVQAGPYISLGQDEGGDTVLGAVLAELEALIATQTQVLASLQALYATLAGEADG from the coding sequence ATGCCAGCGAAGAAGAAGCCGGCGGACCTCGGCGGCGACGGGTTGTTCCCGCCGCATCTCGAGGACCTGCCGGGGCAGGAGACCCGCGACGCCGGGGAGCGCGTGCCGTACGCCGAGGTGCTGCGGTCCATCTGCGGCGCGACGGACGACTCGCAGGAGGTCGAGCAGTACGACGGCACGCTCGGTGTGACCGTCGCGTTCGTCAACGCCCACGAGCGACCCGTCGTGCAGGTGCAGTGGAACAGCAACCTGGCGGCGACGTTCACCAACCCGGGGAACGTCAACGGCGTCCGGTGGGGGACCGGCACGCTCATCGGCCCGGACCTCGTCCTCACGTGCGGCCACCTGTTCGACCCGGACCCGAACGGCTGGACGATCCCGCGGCAGAACGGCACGAGCACGCCGCTGTCGCCGCAGCAGGCCGCGACGGCCATGCACGTCAACCTCAACTACCAGGTCGACGCGGGCGGCACGCTCCAGGCGGAGCAGTCGTTCGCGATCACGCAGCTCGTCGAGTACCGGCTCGGCGGCCTCGACATGGCGCTGTTCCGCGTCGCCGGGAACCCCGGCAACACGTACGGCTGGTCGGAGTTCGGCACCACCAACCCCGCGGTCGGCGACATGCTCGCGATCATCGGCCACCCGGTGGGTGCGCCCAAGCGCATCGAGGCGGGACCGGCCACCCAGGTCACCGCGACCACCATCCGGTACGCCGACATCGACACGCTCGGCGGCAACTCCGGCTCCGGCATCCTGCACTCGCCGTCGGGACGCGTCGTCGGCGTGCACACCAACGGCGGGTGCACCGCGTCGGGCGGCAGCAACTCGGGCGTCGCGATCGCGGCGATCGTCGCGGCGTCGCCCACGCTGCAAGGGCTCACGCCGAGCTCCAGCACGGGTCTCGGACTCGACCTCTCGACCCCGCTCGCGAGCGACGTCACGGGCACGCTGCTGTCGGCCGACACCGCCGGCGGCACGGACACGGGCTTCCTGCAGGACACCCTCGGCACGCCGATCGCGCAGGACATCGCGACCACCGTCGCGGCCGACACGGCGACGCCGAAGATCCAGGACCTCATCGGCACGCCGCTGTCGCAGGACCTCGCGACGACGCACGCGACCGACGTCGGCACCGCGACGCTCCAGGACCACCTCGGCACGCCGCTCGCGCAGGACCTCGCGACACCCGTCCAGCGGGACAACCTCACGTCGCTCAACCGCGACACGCACATCGCGCTCGACGCGGGCACGCCGGTCGCGATCGACTCGGGCGCGGCGGACCAGCCCGGCACGCTGTTCGCGGCGGACGTCGGCATCCTCAACCCCGGCGGGACCGTCGTGAACCCGGGGCTGACGGGTGGCCTCGTCGGCGGGCAGCGACCGTTCGTGCAGGCCGGGCCGTACATCTCGCTCGGTCAGGACGAGGGCGGCGACACCGTGCTCGGCGCGGTGCTCGCCGAGCTCGAGGCGCTCATCGCGACCCAGACGCAGGTCCTCGCCTCGCTCCAGGCGCTCTACGCGACCCTGGCCGGCGAGGCGGACGGCTGA
- the gdhA gene encoding NADP-specific glutamate dehydrogenase, which translates to MKEQLADILDQVLRRNPGEREFHQAVREVFESLEPVLRKNPQYVDAAVLERLCEPERQIIFRVPWVDDEGRVQINRGFRVEYNSALGPYKGGLRFHPSVYLGIVKFLGFEQVFKNSLTGMPIGGGKGGSDFDPRGRSTGEVMRFCQSFMTELYRHLGEHTDVPAGDIGVGGREIGYLFGQYKRITNRWEAGVLTGKGLSWGGSLVRTEATGYGTVLFAERMLATRGASFDGRRVVVSGAGNVAQYAIQKAQQLGAHVVACSDSTGYVLDERGIDLPLLQQVREAERLPVSVYAERRGATFVPGRRVWEVGAEVALPCATQNELDEDDAAALVRSGVLAVSEGANMPTTPAAVALLTEAGVLFAPGKAANAGGVATSALEMQQNASRDAWTFEYTEQRLAGIMHGIHDRCLATADEYGAPGNYVLGANIAGFTKVADAMLALGVV; encoded by the coding sequence ATGAAGGAGCAGCTCGCCGACATCCTCGACCAGGTCCTGCGACGCAACCCCGGGGAGCGCGAGTTCCACCAGGCCGTCCGGGAGGTGTTCGAGAGCCTCGAGCCCGTCCTGCGCAAGAACCCGCAGTACGTCGACGCGGCCGTGCTCGAGCGCCTGTGCGAGCCCGAGCGCCAGATCATCTTCCGCGTGCCGTGGGTCGACGACGAGGGGCGCGTGCAGATCAACCGCGGCTTCCGCGTCGAGTACAACTCGGCGCTCGGCCCGTACAAGGGCGGACTGCGGTTCCACCCGTCGGTGTACCTCGGCATCGTCAAGTTCCTCGGCTTCGAGCAGGTGTTCAAGAACTCGCTCACCGGCATGCCGATCGGCGGCGGCAAGGGCGGCTCCGACTTCGACCCGCGCGGCCGCAGCACGGGCGAGGTCATGCGGTTCTGCCAGTCGTTCATGACCGAGCTCTACCGCCACCTCGGCGAGCACACCGACGTGCCCGCGGGCGACATCGGCGTCGGCGGCCGCGAGATCGGCTACCTGTTCGGCCAGTACAAGCGCATCACCAACCGCTGGGAGGCCGGCGTCCTCACCGGCAAGGGCCTCTCGTGGGGCGGCTCGCTCGTCCGCACCGAGGCCACCGGCTACGGCACCGTGCTGTTCGCCGAGCGCATGCTCGCGACCCGCGGCGCGTCCTTCGACGGACGTCGCGTCGTCGTCTCCGGCGCCGGGAACGTCGCGCAGTACGCGATCCAGAAGGCGCAGCAGCTCGGCGCGCACGTCGTCGCGTGCTCCGACTCCACCGGCTACGTGCTCGACGAGCGCGGCATCGACCTGCCGCTGCTCCAGCAGGTCCGCGAGGCCGAGCGCCTCCCCGTGTCCGTCTACGCCGAGCGCCGCGGCGCGACGTTCGTGCCCGGCCGCCGCGTGTGGGAGGTCGGCGCCGAGGTCGCGCTGCCGTGCGCGACGCAGAACGAGCTCGACGAGGACGACGCCGCCGCGCTCGTCCGCTCCGGTGTCCTCGCGGTGTCCGAGGGCGCCAACATGCCGACGACGCCCGCCGCCGTCGCGCTGCTCACCGAGGCGGGGGTGCTGTTCGCGCCCGGCAAGGCCGCCAACGCCGGCGGCGTCGCGACGTCCGCGCTCGAGATGCAGCAGAACGCGAGCCGCGACGCCTGGACGTTCGAGTACACCGAGCAGCGCCTCGCGGGGATCATGCACGGCATCCACGACCGCTGCCTCGCGACCGCCGACGAGTACGGCGCACCCGGGAACTACGTGCTCGGCGCCAACATCGCGGGCTTCACCAAGGTCGCCGACGCGATGCTCGCCCTCGGCGTGGTCTGA
- a CDS encoding MvdC/MvdD family ATP grasp protein → MIGIVSHAGDLHTQTVARHLDQRGAGHRLLDTSRVPTSAALTTRQRPDGTWTGTWADADGTLDLADVGAVWWRRPQPFVLHDEVTRPHDRGFAHGECAAMVAGLWACMDAEWVNDPDRDEAASRKMRQLQLAARLGLRVPRTCMTNDPEQARDFVGSEPAGVVYKSFSATPRTWRETRPVRPEDVEMIDAVRFAPVIFQELVPGGRDVRATVVDGQVFAAEIRADRSAYEFDFRIDTMNAPIGTHRLPDDVERRLVDLVTSLGLRYGAADFRVAPDGEHVFLEVNPAGQWLFVELATGLPISAALADLLVRLDDRPADRETVASRTGVAV, encoded by the coding sequence GTGATCGGCATCGTCTCCCACGCGGGCGACCTGCACACGCAGACCGTGGCCCGGCACCTCGACCAACGAGGTGCCGGGCACCGCCTGCTCGACACGTCGCGCGTGCCCACGTCGGCCGCGCTCACCACCCGGCAGCGTCCCGACGGGACGTGGACGGGCACGTGGGCGGACGCCGACGGCACGCTCGACCTCGCGGACGTCGGCGCCGTCTGGTGGCGTCGCCCGCAGCCGTTCGTCCTGCACGACGAGGTGACGCGCCCGCACGACCGCGGGTTCGCGCACGGCGAGTGCGCCGCGATGGTCGCGGGCCTCTGGGCGTGCATGGACGCGGAGTGGGTCAACGACCCGGACCGCGACGAGGCGGCGTCGCGCAAGATGCGGCAGCTCCAGCTCGCCGCGCGGCTCGGGCTGCGGGTCCCGCGCACGTGCATGACGAACGACCCGGAGCAGGCGCGCGACTTCGTCGGCTCGGAGCCGGCGGGCGTCGTCTACAAGTCGTTCTCCGCGACACCGCGCACGTGGCGCGAGACCCGGCCCGTGCGCCCGGAGGACGTCGAGATGATCGACGCGGTGCGGTTCGCGCCGGTGATCTTCCAGGAGCTCGTGCCGGGCGGGCGCGACGTGCGGGCGACCGTCGTCGACGGGCAGGTGTTCGCCGCGGAGATCCGCGCCGACCGGTCCGCGTACGAGTTCGACTTCCGGATCGACACGATGAACGCGCCGATCGGCACGCACCGGCTGCCCGACGACGTCGAGCGCCGGCTCGTGGACCTCGTCACGTCGCTCGGGCTGCGCTACGGCGCCGCCGACTTCCGCGTGGCCCCCGACGGCGAGCACGTGTTCCTGGAGGTCAACCCCGCGGGGCAGTGGCTGTTCGTGGAGCTCGCGACCGGGCTGCCCATCTCCGCGGCGCTCGCCGACCTGCTCGTCCGCCTCGACGACCGTCCCGCGGACCGTGAGACGGTTGCCTCACGCACAGGTGTCGCCGTGTGA